From a region of the Mercurialis annua linkage group LG1-X, ddMerAnnu1.2, whole genome shotgun sequence genome:
- the LOC126662276 gene encoding beta-glucosidase 44-like — MRGGQLVWPLLLLSLATIVMAVANSKPESLNLDTGGLSRDKFPKGFVFGVATSAYQVEGMADKDGRGPSIWDAFVKIPGVVANNATGEVSVDQYHRYKEDIDIMQKFNFDAYRFSISWSRIFPYGTGKVNWKGVAYYNRLIDYMLERGITPYANLYHYDLPLALEKKYTGLLNRQVVKDFADYAEFCFKTFGDRVKNWMTFNEPRVIAALGYDNGFFAPARCSKPFGNCTAGNSATEPYIAAHNLILSHAAAVQRYRQKYQDKQKGRIGILLDFVWYEPLTRSKADNYAAQRARDFHVGWFIHPIVYGEYPKTMQNIVGKRLPKFTKEEIKMVKGSIDFVGINQYTTYYMYAPHHSKPKYLGYQQDWNAGFAYEKNGVPIGPKANSYWLYNVPWGMYKSLMYIKEHYGNPTVILSENGMDDPGNVTLPKGLHDTNRINYYKGYITQLKKAVDDGANVVGYFAWSLLDNFEWRLGYTSRFGMVYVDFSNLKRYPKMSAYWFKQMLQRNNH, encoded by the exons ATGAGAGGTGGCCAATTGGTATGGCCATTGCTACTATTATCTTTAGCAACCATAGTAATGGCCGTCGCTAATTCAAAGCCGGAGTCCTTAAATCTGGACACCGGAGGGCTAAGCAGAGACAAGTTTCCCAAAGGTTTTGTGTTCGGAGTGGCAACCTCTGCTTATCAAGTTGAAGGAATGGCCGATAAAGATGGCCGTGGCCCCAGCATTTGGGATGCCTTTGTCAAAATTCCCG GGGTCGTCGCCAATAATGCTACTGGCGAGGTTTCAGTGGACCAATATCACCGTTACAAG GAAGATATTGACATCATGCAAAAATTCAACTTTGATGCTTACAGATTCTCAATTTCTTGGTCCAGAATTTTCCCAT ATGGAACTGGGAAAGTGAATTGGAAAGGTGTTGCATACTACAACAGGTTGATTGACTACATGCTCGAAAGAG GCATTACACCATATGCAAATCTTTATCACTATGATCTCCCTCTGGCTCTTGAGAAGAAGTACACCGGACTATTGAATCGCCAAGTAGT GAAAGACTTTGCGGATTATGCAGAATTTTGTTTCAAGACATTTGGGGATAGAGTAAAGAACTGGATGACATTCAATGAGCCAAGAGTGATTGCTGCTCTTGGTTATGATAACGGCTTCTTTGCGCCTGCTAGATGTTCCAAACCATTCGGAAATTGTACAGCTGGGAATTCTGCAACTGAACCTTACATTGCTGCACATAATCTGATTCTGTCTCATGCAGCTGCAGTTCAGAGATACCGCCAAAAGTATCAA GATAAACAAAAGGGAAGAATTGGTATTCTGTTAGATTTTGTTTGGTATGAACCCCTTACCAGATCTAAAGCTGACAATTATGCTGCTCAACGAGCTCGGGACTTTCATGTTGGATG GTTCATTCATCCGATTGTGTATGGAGAGTACCCGAAGACGATGCAAAACATTGTGGGTAAAAGGCTACCTAAATTCACAAAAGAAGAGATCAAGATGGTGAAGGGTTCTATTGATTTTGTGGGTATCAACCAATACACCACTTACTACATGTATGCTCCACATCACTCGAAACCAAAGTACTTGGGCTACCAGCAAGACTGGAATGCTGGATTTGCTT ATGAAAAGAACGGGGTGCCCATCGGTCCAAAG GCTAATTCTTATTGGCTTTACAATGTACCATGGGGTATGTACAAGTCCTTAATGTACATTAAAGAGCACTACGGAAACCCGACTGTCATATTATCTGAAAATG GCATGGATGACCCTGGGAATGTGACACTTCCGAAGGGATTGCATGATACGAATAGGATAAACTACTATAAAGGGTATATAACTCAACTAAAGAAGGCCGTTGATGATGGAGCTAATGTGGTTGGCTATTTTGCTTGGTCGTTGCTCGACAACTTTGAATGGCGATTAGGCTACACTTCAAGGTTCGGTATGGTCTATGTCGACTTCTCCAACCTTAAGAGGTACCCAAAAATGTCTGCCTACTGGTTCAAACAAATGCTCCAGCGGAACAACCATTAA
- the LOC126656176 gene encoding actin-interacting protein 1-2: MPQLSETYACMPTTERGRGILISGSPKSNSILYTNNRSVLILNLDDPLDVSVYGDHGYQATVARYSPNGEWIASADVSGTVRIWGAYNDHVLKKEFKILSGRIDDLQWSPDGLRIVACGDGKGKSLVRAFMWDSGSNVGEFDGHSRRVLSCGFKPTRPFRIVTCGEDYLVNFYEGPPFKFKLSRRDHSNFVNCVRFSPDGSKFISVSSDKKGMLFDGKTGEKIGELSSEDGHKGSIYAVSWSADSKQVLTVSADKSAKIWEICDDGNGKLKKTLACPGSGGVDDMLVGCLWQNDYLVTVSLGGTISIFSANDLDKTPRQISGHMKNVTSLAVLKNIPKPILSSSYDGLIVKWIQGTGYSCKIQRKENTQIKCLAAVEEEIVASGFDNKIWRIQFQGDQCGAADSIDIGSQPKDLNLALLCPELALVTIDSGVVMLRGTKIVSTINLGFSVTASAVKPDGSEAIIGGQDGKLHIYSITGDSLTEEAVLEKHRGAVSAICYSPDVSMFASGDVNREAIVWDRVSREVKLKNMLYHTARINCLAWSPDSSMVATGSLDTCVIIYEVDKPASSRMTIKGAHLGGVYGLAFSDELSLVSSGEDACVRVWKLSR, translated from the exons ATGCCACAACTCTCAGAAACCTACGCTTGTATGCCCACAACAGAACGCGGCCGAGGAATTCTAATATCCGGAAGCCCAAAATCCAATTCCATCCTCTACACTAACAACCGATCGGTCCTAATCCTCAATCTCGACGACCCACTTGATGTTTCCGTCTATGGAGATCATGGGTACCAAGCTACTGTTGCTCGTTACTCCCCCAATGGTGAATGGATCGCTTCTGCTGACGTCTCCGGTACTGTCAGGATCTGGGGTGCTTATAACGACCATGTCTTGAAGAAAGAATTCAAGATTTTGTCGGGTCGGATCGATGATCTTCAGTGGTCTCCTGATGGCTTACGGATCGTTGCTTGTGGTGATGGCAAAGGCAAATCCTTGGTTCGCGCTTTTAT GTGGGATTCAGGGAGTAATGTAGGGGAATTTGATGGGCATTCGAGGAGAGTTTTGAGTTGTGGATTTAAGCCAACGAGACCATTTCGTATTGTGACGTGTGGTGAAGATTATTTGGTAAACTTTTATGAAGGCCCTCCTTTTAAATTCAAGCTATCTCGCAG GGATCATTCAAATTTTGTCAATTGCGTTAGGTTCTCTCCAGATGGCAGCAAATTCATCAGTGTAAGCTCTGATAAGAAGGGCATGCTGTTTGATGGGAAAACTGGAGAGAAGATTGGAGAGTTGTCGTCTGAAGATGGTCACAAGGGAAGTATTTATGCTGTTAGCTGGAGCGCAGATAGCAAACAG GTGCTCACAGTTTCGGCTGACAAGTCAGCAAAAATTTGGGAGATCTGTGATGACGGTAATGGGAAATTGAAGAAGACATTGGCATGTCCTGGATCAGGTGGAGTTGATGATATGCTAGTTGGTTGCCTTTGGCAGAATGATTATCTTGTCACTGTTTCTCTTGGTGGTACAATTAGCATCTTCTCAGCAAATGATCTTGATAAAACACCTCGGCAAATTTCTGGACATATGAAGAATGTTACATCATTAGCTGTGCTTAAAAATATCCCGAAACCTATACTTTCAAGCAGTTATGATGGCTTAATAGTTAAATGGATTCAAGGCACTGGATACAGCTGTAAAATACAAAGGAAGGAGAACACTCAAATTAAATGTTTAGCCGCTGTTGAAGAAGAAATAGTCGCATCTGGATTTGATAATAAG ATATGGAGAATTCAATTCCAAGGAGATCAATGCGGAGCTGCTGATTCCATTGACATTGGTAGTCAACCAAAAGACCTGAATCTTGCCCTTCTTTGTCCTGAGCTTGCTTTGGTTACAATTGATTCAGGTGTTGTCATGCTCCGTGGTACAAAAATAGTGTCAACCATCAATCTTGGTTTTTCTGTAACGGCATCTGCAGTTAAACCTGATGGAAGTGAAGCAATCATTGGAGGACAGGATGGTAAATTGCATATATATTCTATTACTGGTGATTCGCTTACTGAGGAAGCAGTTCTTGAGAAGCATCGTGGTGCTGTCAGTGCAATATGTTACTCTCCAGATGTCTCAATGTTTGCATCTGGTGATGTAAACAGAGAAGCTATTGTATGGGACCGTGTCTCCCGAGAG GTTAAGCTTAAGAACATGTTGTACCATACTGCTCGCATAAATTGCCTTGCATGGTCTCCTGATAGCAGCATGGTTGCTACCGGCTCACTTGATACTTGTGTCATCATTTACGAAGTAGACAAGCCAGCATCAAGTCGGATGACAATAAAGGGTGCTCACTTGGGAGGGGTATATGGTTTAGCATTCAGTGATGAGCTTAGTTTAGTAAGCTCTGGTGAGGACGCCTGTGTTCGTGTTTGGAAATTAAGCCGTTGA
- the LOC126665237 gene encoding uncharacterized protein LOC126665237 codes for MKTLLSRLKYPCNDSIHASGWWFYSSSSSSSYKKKKTGVIVMGKNSNSNSNNKSKDSESAPPRITSNLKQNLQFLKLWKEFQKRKTTTPKPATSYRKKKVEKEDLPEDTELYRDPTLSLYYTNLVIDDAVPVLLVDGYNVCGYWPKLKKHFMNGRLDIARQKLIDELVSFSMLREVKVVVVFDAMMSGLPSHKDNFVGVDVVYSGESCADAWIEREVAALREDGCPKVWVVTSDRKQQHAAHGAGAYIWSCKALTSEIKATHKEAEMMLQEQRDTSFQGKLLKHNLDSEVVDALKDLRNKLAQNESKSK; via the exons ATGAAAACATTGTTGTCCAGGTTAAAGTATCCTTGTAATGACAGCATTCATGCAAGTGGGTGGTGGTTTTACTCATCATCGTCCTCATCCTCatacaagaagaagaagactgGTGTAATAGTAATGGGAAAGAACAGCAACAGCAACAGCAACAATAAGTCTAAG GATTCCGAGTCAGCTCCTCCAAGAATTACGTCAAATCTCAAGCAGAATTTGCAGTTTCTGAAGTTATGGAAG GAATTCCAAAAGAGGAAGACTACCACACCCAAGCCTGCTACTAGTTACCGCAAAAAGAAGGTGGAGAAGGAGGACCTTCCCGAAGATACTGAGCTCTATCGTGATCCTACCTTATCTCTCTACTA TACAAACCTGGTTATAGATGATGCTGTCCCTGTCTTGCTTGTTGATGGCTATAATGTATGTGGCTATTGGCCAAAGCTGAAGAAGCATTTTATGAATGGAAGACTTGATATTGCCAGACAAAAATTAATTGACGAACTTGTATCGTTCAGTATGCTCCGAG AGGTAAAAGTGGTAGTTGTCTTTGATGCCATGATGTCAGGGCTTCCCTCACACAAAGACAATTTTGTTGG TGTTGATGTGGTTTACTCGGGGGAATCATGTGCTGATGCATGGATTGAGAGAGAA GTAGCAGCCTTGAGAGAAGATGGCTGCCCCAAAGTATGGGTTGTGACTTCAGATCGTAAACAACAGCATGCGGCACATGGAGCA GGAGCATATATCTGGAGTTGTAAGGCTTTAACTTCTGAA ATTAAGGCTACACACAAGGAGGCGGAAATGATGCTTCAAGAACAAAG GGACACTTCTTTTCAAGGTAAATTGTTAAAGCACAATCTTGATTCTGAAGTTGTAGATGCTCTCAAGGATCTAAGGAATAAGCTAGCCCAGAATGAGTCAAAAAGTAAGTAA